In Zingiber officinale cultivar Zhangliang chromosome 6A, Zo_v1.1, whole genome shotgun sequence, a single genomic region encodes these proteins:
- the LOC121996277 gene encoding uncharacterized protein LOC121996277 gives METKMKKIKVHLERVFILSIRTIVRFIQYHPFVISLAFFLLVLYKSFPSLFAFLVSSSPVIACTFLLLGFLLSHGEPNIPVVEEENKRLSDVSSVDIGNFSSYMYAKENENFSIENHVDYENNDDEKPIADVEIYQAMNEPEGNKNLNTIMTKISSGEEVKKESYIVENEANQLIQEKELPGQRSCKDKILLSEELGAAEMGTKVNEQETENFTLEIGEPALGRQFDSSLGLPWLSVEDHHASSDTESDGAESSSPDASMTDIIPLLDELHPLLNSEHPEHVSITKSDTTSEGSSVDHESDDNSIGEKDVQEKNEVQEEKVDDDATAAVRWTEDDQMNVMDLGFSELERNQRLESLIAKRRARKNLTFRMDRNLIDLDANDSFLSKDELSRFRIQLPSRRNPFDIPNDSEETIDLPPIPGSAPSTLLPRQNPFDFLYDAQEQENNLMGETRNLQDFMPASCLESLFRRDDTFDLGRRGLQRERHQSRFKPYFISEMDLEGTSTFQRQFSDKSESKVSFVSESDTVSSATDPEYKKEREMQEVDRVVELSSLAKHDTDAGDHVIHASEEESDGAYERKREHLTNYIEIDVDDNHIDIENDQVVEVFSAINKDIREELRQTLSISDSEKVEVIEKKHDEPSSSSLTQQSSTLEQANNVFPESDYLTMVDQVYDNIVAMPVYDSSPSASGNSLDKQSTIDETLHYAGQGGNVDSLVKFDMMKDSIEVSAPEALQVSAASGTMDFLTVNANMEELESIGIEPLESFLISVSIDENSSRLNEVDGTNEYNAAKIGKSAILEVPDQDENLINLELFESSKYMDSLIVSEKISEFSTQSINDLLKSSDAIEVSILTKHEAGALKTVSSSGEESNVAQPSSLDTDKTLLAETDGSVNSHIEELLSNLQGSDLIFEKDSQSEYVAFGSRSSLNHPFNSKESSSQIVAVLGNQSFEERSIKSQELHSEVSQAGTVESQIWSPFGSKDNIEQTVYNPKIRILDLSLVEEFSEYSQPPEEGMESHVSEWSFDILSSDLQSSEVSTKNYMSQTMTDLDIPVIEARSVEEIYSYFKKNSEESAEKSMYKIMTDSELPVVEARLPIEESYSYFEQISDESNKKSLHQTIIDSQLPVVEATSIEEIHSYFKETTKEGPSIAIYYEDGSQGLPSNVHMDAKPIQSDLHVVEANSIEDIDMAFSRPLHSTSNKAPGITEESPSVPISYEVEPRDSPNHVHMDAETMQSDLHVIEANSIEDIDVAFSQLLHSISNKAPRITEESPSVPISYEGEPRDSPNNVHMDAKTMQSDLHVIEANSIEDIDVAFSKLLYGTTSNKASKITEETPNLPIYHESRDPPDNVHKDAKTMQSDLHVIEANSIEDIDVAFSQLLYSPTSNKASKITAESPNLPIYYESSRDPPDNAHMDAKMIQSDMHVIEANSIEDIDVAFSQPLYSTSNIAPKISEESPSVPIYYGESRESPDNVYMDDLHVIEANSIEDIELAFSQLLYSTNNKASEITQESPRMSMHYESRDNVLMDAKPIQSDLHVIEANSIEDIDVAFNQLLHSTSNKALKVSEEGPSVPIYYKQSQGSHDNVQTDAKPIQSDLHVVEANSIEDFDVAFGQLLHSTSNKVQEVHTADDIILNLK, from the exons ATGGAAACCAAGATGAAGAAAATTAAAGTGCACCTTGAAAGAGTTTTTATTTTATCCATAAGAACTATAGTCAGATTTATTCAATATCATCCCTTTGTCATTAGTCTGGCGTTTTTCTTGCTTGTATTGTATAAATCTTTTCCTTCCCTGTTTGCTTTTCTGGTTTCCTCTTCTCCTGTCATTGCCTGCACATTTCTTCTGCTTGGTTTCCTATTGAGCCATGGGGAACCTAACATACCAGTAGTTGAGGAAGAGAATAAAAGGCTTTCAGATGTTTCTTCCGTGGACATTGGAAACTTTTCAAGTTATATGTATGCTAAGGAGAATGAGAACTTCTCAATTGAGAACCATGTAGATTATGAAAATAATGATGATGAAAAGCCCATTGCAGATGTGGAAATTTATCAGGCAATGAATGAGCCTGAAGGAAACAAGAATCTGAATACTATTATGACCAAAATTTCATCAGGCGAGGAAGTGAAAAAGGAGAGCTATATTGTGGAAAATGAAGCAAATCAACTGATTCAAGAAAAAGAACTTCCAGGTCAGAGGAGTTGTAAAGACAAAATTCTTCTTTCTGAGGAGCTAGGTGCAGCAGAAATGGGCACTAAGGTGAATGAACAAGAAACTGAAAATTTTACATTGGAGATTGGGGAGCCTGCCTTGGGCCGTCAATTTGACTCCTCTTTAGGATTGCCATGGCTGTCCGTTGAAGATCATCATGCTTCTTCAGATACTGAATCAGATGGTGCAGAGAGTTCCTCTCCTGATGCTTCCATGACTGACATTATCCCCTTGCTTGATGAACTTCACCCTCTTCTAAATTCTGAACATCCTGAGCATGTTTCTATTACGAAGTCAGATACAACCTCTGAAGGTTCATCTGTGGACCATGAAAGTGACGATAATAGTATTGGTGAAAAAGATGTGCAAGAAAAAAATGAAGTGCAAGAGGAAAAAGTTGATGATGATGCTACTGCTGCAGTGAGATGGACAGAAGATGACCAGATGAATGTGATGGATCTTGGCTTTTCTGAATTGGAGAGAAATCAAAGGTTAGAAAGTTTAATAGCAAAACGAAGAGCAAGGAAAAACCTGACATTTAGGATGGATAGAAATCTTATTGACTTGGATGCTAATGACTCTTTCCTTAGTAAAGATGAGCTATCACGCTTTCGCATCCAACTTCCCTCGAGAAGAAATCCATTTGATATTCCCAATGATTCAGAGGAAACAATTGATTTACCACCAATTCCGGGCTCTGCTCCATCTACTTTGCTACCAAGACAAAATCCATTTGATTTTCTATATGATGCTCAAGAACAAGAGAATAACCTCATGGGTGAAACTAGGAATCTCCAGGATTTTATGCCAGCATCATGCCTTGAGAGCTTATTTAGAAGGGATGACACCTTTGACTTAGGAAGAAGAGGCCTTCAGCGAGAGAGGCATCAGTCGAGGTTTAAACCTTATTTTATTTCAGAGATGGATTTAGAAGGAACTTCTACTTTTCAGAGACAATTTAGTGACAAGAGTGAATCAAAAGTGAGTTTTGTTTCAGAATCAGACACAGTTTCTTCAGCTACAGATCCGGAATATAAAAAAGAGAGGGAGATGCAGGAGGTAGATAGGGTTGTTGAACTGTCCTCTCTTGCTAAACATGATACTGATGCAGGGGATCATGTAATTCACGCTTCTGAAGAAGAATCAGATGGTGCTTATGAAAGGAAGAGGGAACATCTTACCAATTATATCGAAATTGATGTGGATGATAATCACATCGATATAGAAAATGATCAAGTTGTTGAAGTCTTCAGTGCCATAAACAAAGATATCAGAGAAGAATTACGCCAAACTTTGTCCATTTCAGATTCTGAGAAAGTAGAAGTGATTGAAAAGAAGCATGATGAGCCAAGCTCATCATCATTAACACAACAATCATCTACCTTGGAGCAAGCAAATAATGTTTTCCCAGAATCTGATTATTTGACAATGGTAGATCAAGTTTATGACAATATAGTTGCAATGCCTGTCTATGATTCTAGTCCATCAGCCAGTGGAAACTCTCTCGATAAACAGTCAACAATTGATGAAACTTTGCACTATGCAG GTCAAGGTGGTAATGTGGATTCTTTAGTGAAGTTTGACATGATGAAGGATTCCATAGAAGTTTCAGCTCCAGAGGCATTACAGGTCTCAGCTGCCTCAGGAACTATGGATTTTCTGACAGTTAATGCAAACATGGAGGAGTTAGAATCCATTGGCATAGAACCTTTGGAATCGttcctgatttcagtttctattGATGAAAACAGTTCAAGACTGAATGAGGTTGATGGCACCAATGAATATAATGCGGCCAAAATTGGAAAATCAGCTATTCTAGAAGTTCCAGATCAAGAtgaaaatttgattaatttagagttatttgaatCATCAAAATACATGGACTCCTTGATTGTTTCAGAGAAGATTTCTGAGTTTAGTACCCAGTCAATAAATGATCTGTTGAAGTCAAGTGATGCCATTGAGGTTTCAATCCTAACTAAACATGAAGCTGGTGCTCTGAAGACTGTTAGTAGCTCTGGTGAGGAATCTAATGTGGCCCAACCTTCATCCTTAGATACTGACAAGACTTTGCTAGCAGAGACAGATGGATCTGTTAATTCTCACATTGAAGAACTGTTGTCTAATCTTCAAGGATCTGATTTAATATTTGAAAAGGATAGCCAGTCTGAATATGTTGCTTTTGGTTCCAGAAGTTCTTTGAACCACCCTTTCAATTCTAAAGAAAGCTCTAGTCAGATTGTTGCTGTGTTAGGTAACCAATCCTTCGAAGAAAGATCCATCAAGTCTCAGGAGTTGCATTCAGAAGTCAGCCAAGCTGGAACTGTGGAATCACAAATTTGGTCTCCATTTGGCTCTAAAGATAACATTGAGCAGACTGTTTATAACCCCAAGATTCGAATTCTTGACTTAAGCTTAGTTGAAGAGTTTTCAGAATATAGTCAGCCACCTGAAGAGGGAATGGAATCCCATGTTTCAGAATGGAGCTTTGACATCTTATCAAGTGATCTTCAGTCAAGTGAAGTGAGTACTAAGAATTATATGTCCCAGACTATGACAGATTTGGATATTCCAGTAATTGAAGCAAGGTCTGTTGAAGAAATCTActcatattttaagaaaaatagcgAAGAAAGTGCAGAAAAATCGATGTATAAAATTATGACAGATTCAGAGCTTCCAGTTGTTGAAGCAAGACTACCTATTGAAGAAAGTTACTCATATTTCGAACAAATTAGTGATGAAAGCAACAAAAAATCTTTACATCAAACTATTATAGATTCACAGCTTCCAGTTGTTGAAGCAACATCTATtgaagaaatccactcatatttTAAAGAAACTACCAAAGAAGGCCCAAGTATAGCTATATATTATGAGGATGGGTCTCAAGGTTTGCCCAGTAATGTGCATATGGATGCAAAGCCAATACAATCTGATTTGCATGTCGTTGAAGCAAATTCCATTGAAGATATTGATATGGCTTTTAGCCGGCCTTTACATAGTACCAGCAATAAAGCCCCAGGAATTACTGAAGAAAGCCCAAGTGTGCCTATATCTTATGAGGTTGAGCCTCGAGATTCACCTAATCATGTGCATATGGATGCAGAGACAATGCAATCTGACCTGCATGTTATTGAAGCAAATTCCATTGAAGATATTGATGTGGCTTTTAGCCAGCTTTTACATAGTATTAGCAATAAGGCCCCAAGAATTActgaagaaagtccaagtgtgccTATATCTTATGAGGGTGAGCCTCGAGATTCACCTAATAATGTGCATATGGATGCAAAGACAATGCAATCTGACCTACATGTTATTGAGGCAAATTCCATTGAAGATATTGATGTGGCTTTTAGCAAACTTTTATATGGTACCACCAGCAACAAGGCCTCCAAAATTACTGAAGAAACTCCAAACTTGCCTATTTATCACGAGTCTCGAGATCCACCTGATAATGTGCATAAGGATGCAAAGACAATGCAATCTGACCTGCATGTTATTGAGGCAAATTCCATTGAAGATATTGATGTGGCTTTTAGCCAACTTTTATATAGTCCCACTAGCAACAAGGCCTCCAAAATTACTGCAGAAAGTCCAAACTTGCCTATTTATTATGAGTCGTCTCGAGATCCACCTGATAATGCGCATATGGATGCAAAGATGATACAATCTGATATGCATGTTATTGAAGCAAATTCAATCGAAGATATTGATGTGGCTTTTAGCCAACCTTTATATAGTACCAGCAACATAGCCCCAAAAATTAgtgaagaaagtccaagtgtgccTATATATTATGGGGAGTCTAGAGAGTCACCTGATAATGTGTATATGGATGACCTGCATGTTATTGAAGCAAATTCAATAGAGGATATTGAACTGGCTTTTAGTCAGCTTTTATATAGTACCAACAACAAAGCCTCAGAAATTACTCAAGAAAGTCCAAGAATGTCAATGCATTATGAGTCTCGAGATAATGTGCTTATGGATGCAAAGCCAATACAATCTGATCTACATGTTATTGAAGCAAATTCCATTGAAGATATTGATGTGGCTTTTAACCAACTTTTACATAGTACCAGCAACAAAGCCCTAAAAGTTAGTGAAGAAGGTCCAAGCGTGCCTATCTATTATAAGCAGTCTCAAGGTTCACACGATAATGTGCAGACGGATGCAAAGCCGATACAATCCGACCTGCATGTTGTCGAAGCAAATTCTATTGAAGATTTTGATGTGGCTTTTGGCCAACTTTTGCATAGTACCAGCAACAAAGTCCAGGAAGTGCATACTGCTGATGAcattattttgaatttaaaataa